Proteins encoded together in one Microcebus murinus isolate Inina chromosome 16, M.murinus_Inina_mat1.0, whole genome shotgun sequence window:
- the FUT2 gene encoding galactoside alpha-(1,2)-fucosyltransferase 2 encodes MISTQGPFLFPMAHVVLFVFTASTIFHLQQRLARMQPPSWASQAPGPRPAPTRAPGGIWTINAIGRLGNQMGQYATLYALAKANGRPAFISPQMHSFLAPIFRISLPVLHSSTDSQVFWQNYHLNDWMEEEYRHIPGKYVRFTGYPCSWTFYHHLRPEILQEFTLHDHVRDEAQAFLHRLRVNASWPGTFVGVHVRRGDYVHVMPNVWKGVVADRRYLEQAMDWFRARYGSPVFVVTSNGMDWCRQNIDASRGDVVFAGDGIESSPAKDFALLTQCNHTIMTIGTFGIWAAYLAGGDTIYLANYTLPDSPFLKIFKPEAAFLPEWVGIPADLSPLLKH; translated from the coding sequence ATGATCAGCACTCAGGGACCTTTCCTCTTTCCCATGGCCCATGTCGTCCTCTTTGTCTTCACGGCTTCCACCATATTCCACCTTCAGCAGCGGCTGGCGAGGATGCAGCCTCCGTCGTGGGCGTCACAGGCGCCGGGGCCGAGGCCAGCGCCCACGCGGGCGCCGGGCGGCATCTGGACGATCAACGCCATCGGCCGCCTGGGGAACCAGATGGGCCAGTACGCCACGCTGTACGCCCTGGCCAAGGCGAACGGGCGGCCGGCCTTCATCTCCCCCCAGATGCACAGCTTCCTGGCCCCCATCTTCAGAATCAGCCTCCCGGTGCTGCACAGCTCCACGGACAGCCAGGTCTTCTGGCAGAACTACCACCTGAACGACTGGATGGAGGAGGAGTACCGCCACATCCCCGGCAAGTACGTGCGCTTCACGGGCTACCCCTGCTCCTGGACCTTCTACCACCACCTGCGCCCCGAGATCCTCCAGGAGTTCACGCTGCACGACCACGTGCGCGACGAGGCCCAGGCGTTCCTGCACCGCCTGCGGGTCAACGCGAGCTGGCCGGGCACCTTCGTGGGGGTCCACGTGCGCCGGGGGGACTATGTGCACGTCATGCCAAATGTGTGGAAGGGTGTGGTAGCCGACCGGCGCTACCTAGAGCAGGCCATGGACTGGTTCCGGGCGCGCTACGGCTCCCCAGTCTTCGTGGTCACCAGCAACGGCATGGACTGGTGCCGGCAGAACATCGACGCCTCCCGCGGCGACGTGGTGTTCGCTGGCGACGGCATTGAGAGCTCGCCTGCCAAGGACTTCGCGCTGCTGACGCAGTGTAACCACACCATCATGACCATCGGCACGTTTGGGATCTGGGCCGCCTATCTCGCTGGAGGAGACACCATCTACCTGGCCAATTACACTCTCCCAGACTCTCCCTTCCTCAAAATCTTTAAGCCAGAGGCAGCCTTCCTCCCCGAGTGGGTGGGGATCCCCGCAGACCTGTCCCCCTTACTCAAGCACTAG